The proteins below come from a single Miscanthus floridulus cultivar M001 chromosome 1, ASM1932011v1, whole genome shotgun sequence genomic window:
- the LOC136497724 gene encoding small ribosomal subunit protein uS4y has product MVHVSFYRNYGKTFKKPRRPYEKERLDAELKLVGEYGLRCKRELWRVQYALSRIRNAARELLTLDEKNPRRIFEGEALLRRMNRYGLLGEGQNKLDYVLALTVENFLQRRLQTIVFKNGMAKSIHHARVLIRQRHIRVGRQLVNIPSFMVRVDSEKHIDFSLTSPLGGGEPGRVKRKNSKKASGGGGDDEEEE; this is encoded by the exons ATGGTGCACGTGAGCTTCTATCGCAACT ATGGTAAGACTTTCAAGAAGCCAAGGCGTCCGTATGAGAAGGAGCGCCTTGATGCTGAGCTGAAATTGGTGGGTGAGTATGGCTTGAGGTGCAAGCGTGAGCTGTGGCGTGTGCAGTATGCCCTCAGCCGCATCCGAAATGCTGCAAGGGAGCTGCTCACCCTCGATGAGAAGAATCCCCGCCGTATCTTTGAGGGCGAGGCACTCCTGCGCCGCATGAACCGCTATGGTCTTCTTGGCGAGGGCCAGAACAAGCTTGATTATGTGCTTGCGCTCACTGTTGAGAACTTCCTCCAGCGCCGCCTTCAGACCATTGTCTTCAAGAATGGCATGGCGAAGTCCATTCATCATGCTCGTGTGCTCATCAGGCAACGCCACATTAG AGTTGGGAGGCAACTTGTCAACATTCCCTCATTCATGGTGAGAGTTGACTCAGAGAAGCACATTGACTTCTCCCTTACCAGCCCACTTGGTGGTGGTGAACCTGGAAGGGTGAAGAGAAAGAACTCAAAGAAGGCTTCTGGTGGAGGCggtgatgatgaggaggaagagtGA